The Wolbachia endosymbiont of Spodoptera picta genome segment AAAGGTAGCAAAAAAAGCTACAAGTCTATGTAGTATTTAAACTCGCTCCTACTGGGACCTGAACCTAATCCACTACAACATATCAGAAAACATTATCTCTATTTTTTCTGGTTACACAATGAATTTTTTCTCAGCATAATGATTATGAGATTGCTTTTTAGCTTGGTTTTACTCAACTAAAGCTAAGTTATTAGAAATTACCTGGTTTATTTGAGCGTTAGCAATATGAGTATCTTGTTGTTTACATTTAGTACAATACATAATAGATGCAGCTCCAATAGCAGCTCCAACACAAGCAGCTCCAGCAATTAAGGCAATTTGATTAAAGTCTTTGTTATAACCTTGGTTAAATCCTTCACTGTGGCCTTTTTTGTAGCCATCCATATAACCATCTTCATAATTTTTTGTTGTGCAAAAAAACCATAAGCGTATGTAAATAATGCTCCTCCTGCAGCGTAAAATATACCCTGTATTCCAGGTTTGATTATGTCTGGAACAAGCCTAACGCCATTCTTTATTTCTTGTACTATAGAAATTGTTGTTAAGTTCTTTATGTTAAAATCATTGATATTCATTGCTTTTTGTAAAAAAAATTAAGCTATATACTTTATATCTTAACATTAATTTAGTTTTAAAACAAATTAATATTTTAATATAAGTTTTCTCTTTTGTAGAGAATCTGCTTTTTCTTGTTTTGTATGAACTTAGAAAATTTTTATTGTTCCAAATTTGGGAGAAAAACCCTGGACCATCCTTTTAAGAATATAATTTTAAGGTGAAAAATCTCAAAGAATATGGAATATTATAGAAAAAGCGGTCACTCTGTATATATCACATAGTGTGGATAACAAAATATCGATATCCAGTATTAGTTGGAGATATTGGACAGAAAGCTAAAGAAGTTGTACAAGAAGTATGTGCAAATAATCAATTAGAGAGGTAGAGTTGCGTCAACATGTATACGTTTCTGTACCCCCATACTTAAGTATTAGTAAGTTAGTGCAGTTAATAAAAGGAAAAAGTTCCAGAAAAAAATCCAGCAAAACTTTCCAGAGCTGAAAAAAAGATACTGGGTTATGGACATTTGTCAGGACTAGCGGAAATGTAACTGACGAAATGATAAAAAATTATATTGAAAATTACTCTGAAAAAGAAGATAAATTTGGTAAGTCAAAAGTTAGCATTATATGCTCTCTCTCAATCTTTGGATTTCAATCCATAGTGGTTGAATCTAAATAGGTGAATTTACGTTACCTAAATTAGTTACTTGTGATGAAAAATAGATCAGCAAATTTTCAATCAACAACAGCTAAAGACTTTTCTGCAACGTTGATTTCTCTTATATCTGTAACTTCGTCATTCTGATTAAACGAAATTTGCAGAGACTTACTACTGTACTTCCTTTTTCCCAAGAAGTTAGCTTGTTTAATTTTATATGAGACATAGTACCAAACATTTTCGTCGAACTTTGATACTAATGTTGGCGATCCTAAAGTATGAACCACTTTTTCTCTATCATCACCTACTTTTATTTTGCTCCACAGTTCAACATTAATGCCAGGAACTCCGTGATTGTGAATAGTGTGAGTGCAGCTCACTGTAAATAATAAAATAAAAGATATTAATACTCGCATTTCGTCAATTAATTATTTGAAATCATAATACACTGATAAACTATCTGTCGTCAAATTTCAAAAAAGTTAAATTGACTGACTCTCAATATCATTTAATATAATATTTACTTCAAAATAATTAGGTACCTTATGTCATTGCTAGAAGCAGATCCAATATACAAGCCTTTTAATTATCCTTGGGCATATGATGCATGGTTGCAGCAACAAAGGATACACTGGATACCTGAAGAAGTTCCGCTTGCTGATGATGTGAAAGATTGGAAAACTAAACTTTCGAATGTAGAGAAAAATTTATTGACCCAGATTTTTAGGTTTTTTACTCAAGCAGATATTGAAGTAAATAACTGCTATATGAGGCATTATTCAAATATATTTAAGCCAACAGAAATATGTATGATGCTTGCAAGCTTTTCCAATATGGAGACTATACACATTGCAGCCTATTCATACCTTCTAGATACGATTGGCATGCCAGAAAGTGAATATCAAGCATTCTTAAAATATGATGCTATGAGAAAGAAGTATGAATACATGTTAGAATTTGAGGAAAGTAAAAAGCACGATAAAAAACATGTTGCTAAAACTTTAGCAGTATTTGGTGCCTTCACTGAAGGATTGCAGTTATTTGCATCATTTGCAATTTTGCTCAATTTTCAACGGTTTGGAAAAATGAAAGGTATGGGGCAAATAATTGCTTGGTCAGCACGTGACGAAACCTTGCACACCAATTCAATTATCAATTTGTTCAATACGTTTATTAAAGAGAATAATGAAATTTGGAATGACGAGTTCAAAAAAGAATTATATTCTGCATGTCGCACTATTGTTGAACTTGAAGATGAATTTATAAGTCTTGCTTTTGATTTAGGAGATATTGAAGGGCTATCTGCAGGGGAAGTGCGCAATTATATACGTTACATAGCAAACAGAAGGTTAACGCAATTAGGTCTTAAATCTATATATAATGTTAAAGATAACCCTATTCCGTGGCTTGATGAAATACTAAATGGCGTGGAACATACAAATTTCTTTGAAAATAGAGTAACAGAGTATAGCCGTGCAGCAACTCAAGGCACTTGGGAGGAAGCTTTTGCTAAAAACGATACAAAAAGTGAATAGCAGTAACTTCACCCTTTTTTATCGTTTCAACGGAAGCTTGCGATACATATCAAAGGTGGAAGGAGGAAGAATTTGATATAAATCATCTATTTAGCCTAGAGAAAAGAGAGTATAGATATAAGGTTACATTATTGCATGTAATAGTTGGAGATTTTGATTGCTTAGAGGAGGAGAAGAAGAAGTTAATACGATATTTATTAGACAAAGGTGCTAATGTTAATGCACGAGATTCTTTTGGAAAAACTTCTTTGCACAATAGTCATGACAAAGAGGTAACACAAATTTTACTAGATGCAGGTGCTAATCTTTTTATAAAGGATCATTATGGAATGACTGCAAGAAAACATGCCCGTGATGAATCAGAGCAGCTTTTAAAAAAGGCAGAAGATAAATACAAGCATAAAACAATGAAATTTGGTGCTATTGTTGGTATTACGGCTGGAATGGGAGTTGGTAGTGGACTTTTTGCTGCTGCTGGTCTTTCATTACTAATATCGGCTTTTATTGGCGCAGCTTTATATATATAATTGAGAATAAAAAAACTGTGGATAACTCTGAAAAAGATCAAAAAAGACATCAAAAAGAGTATGATTAGATTGAAATATTTACAGAAAAACTTACTCAATTGATAAATATCTTAACGTTTTTTAAGAAAAGACAAATAGAGGGTCGTATTGGAGCTAAAGGTTGAAATTTTAAGTGTTTTTAAAGTAGCAATTTAATCTTAAAGAGGTACTTTAATAGTTCCTTTTAAGTACTAATCCGGAGGTTCAACAGGTTGTTGTTTAAAAGATTGGGAAATGTTTTTGTTAGTATTGAAAATTACATAATGTGTATTATGGAAAATATAAGAAACACAAGCTTTCAGCAAGAGAAAATGCAATTTTTGCTCTTCTAAAACAGCATAAAAAAGTTCCTGTTGAACTCCCAGATTAGCATCCAAAAACACTCAAGTATTATTTTAAGAGTATTTAAAATCTTCACTTAAAGACCATTCCTTACTCCCTTATTAGCTCTTATTAGAAAAATATCAAAATCACAACTAAAAAAGATTAAAGTTGATATAATTTTTTAGAGTTGTCCACTTTATTATGAATCTCCGAAGTACTCATAATGCGTAAAATATGTATTTCTCTGGGTTATCAACTGAGTTATTCACAATACTGTGGATAACTATCACAAACACTTAAACAAGAAAAAGGGGCTTTTACTCGAATAGATATTTTATAACGTCTTAATACTAACTCCACCGACATATAAATTTGCGTGGCTTTTTCCAGTATTAAGCAATGCAAGTCCAATATTGTCGACACTAGAGCGTAGTTCTCCTACTTCTTCATTATGTTCACTGATTACTTTAGTGCCAATATTTGGAAGTGCATTTTTTCCCTCAACAAGGTAAAGTTTCCTTCTGAATTTTTCTTGTCTGCTCATTCGATTTACAACTTCCTGACCTATATAGCACCCTTTATTAAAGCTTATACCATTTATCTTATCGATTAAATATTGCAGCGGAAATGATGAATTTTGCACCATATCTTTTGCTCCATCTGGGACAAGGTTTTTAATTCTAACTTTTTCATACTGAATAAAATCTCCAACCGGTTCTTTTATTTCATCTTCATGTATGATCCTCATTCCTAGCAGCTTGTGCCTTGGATCTTGAAAAATAACTTGTGACTTACTACTACACTCCGTCAACTTAGCATCAAACAAAACTCCAACCTTATATAGTGAACTAATGTCTTTAATCCTCACTCTAAGGTAAGTTTTGAGCAAGTCTAATTTTTCAATTATTTGCTGTAGATGGGCATTTTCACACTCCAAATAAATATATTTATCATGCTCAATGAGGAAAAAATCGTACAGATATTTTCCCTGAGGGTTGAGTAATAAAGAGTAAATTGCCTGCTGGCTACTTAGTTTATTAATATCATTTGTTATAACACCCTGAAGAAAATCTCTCGTATCTAGTCCGTATAAAGATATTAGACTACGGTTTGCTAGCGGTATGTAACCCATAAAACTTCTGTTCAAACCTTAATTATACACTTTTACTAACTCCAACCCTTGAAATGTAACCTTTAGATGACTACATAGAATTATAGGTTAATCTATTAATGAGGAAACATAAATGTCAAGTGTAAATTTGAATGTATTAGATGATAACGTGCTAATAAAGCCTATTACTGAAGAAAAACAAGGTGGAATTGTACTACCATCAAGTGCTGAAAAGAAGCCTACTAAAGGTGAAGTTATAGCAATTGGTAGTGGTTCACGCAACTCAAGCGGAGAGCGTATAGCTTTAACTGTAAAAACTGGTGATAAGGTTTTCTACAGGCAGTGGGCTGGAACAGAAGTAGAGCATGATAATGAAAAGTATGTCGTGATGAAGGAGTCAGACCTACTTGCTGTTATCAAGTAGGTATCCCTATTTT includes the following:
- a CDS encoding ribonucleotide-diphosphate reductase subunit beta, translated to MSLLEADPIYKPFNYPWAYDAWLQQQRIHWIPEEVPLADDVKDWKTKLSNVEKNLLTQIFRFFTQADIEVNNCYMRHYSNIFKPTEICMMLASFSNMETIHIAAYSYLLDTIGMPESEYQAFLKYDAMRKKYEYMLEFEESKKHDKKHVAKTLAVFGAFTEGLQLFASFAILLNFQRFGKMKGMGQIIAWSARDETLHTNSIINLFNTFIKENNEIWNDEFKKELYSACRTIVELEDEFISLAFDLGDIEGLSAGEVRNYIRYIANRRLTQLGLKSIYNVKDNPIPWLDEILNGVEHTNFFENRVTEYSRAATQGTWEEAFAKNDTKSE
- a CDS encoding co-chaperone GroES; amino-acid sequence: MSSVNLNVLDDNVLIKPITEEKQGGIVLPSSAEKKPTKGEVIAIGSGSRNSSGERIALTVKTGDKVFYRQWAGTEVEHDNEKYVVMKESDLLAVIK
- a CDS encoding ankyrin repeat domain-containing protein, which gives rise to MHVIVGDFDCLEEEKKKLIRYLLDKGANVNARDSFGKTSLHNSHDKEVTQILLDAGANLFIKDHYGMTARKHARDESEQLLKKAEDKYKHKTMKFGAIVGITAGMGVGSGLFAAAGLSLLISAFIGAALYI
- a CDS encoding outer membrane protein assembly factor BamE, with the protein product MRVLISFILLFTVSCTHTIHNHGVPGINVELWSKIKVGDDREKVVHTLGSPTLVSKFDENVWYYVSYKIKQANFLGKRKYSSKSLQISFNQNDEVTDIREINVAEKSLAVVD
- the ygfZ gene encoding CAF17-like 4Fe-4S cluster assembly/insertion protein YgfZ; translation: MGYIPLANRSLISLYGLDTRDFLQGVITNDINKLSSQQAIYSLLLNPQGKYLYDFFLIEHDKYIYLECENAHLQQIIEKLDLLKTYLRVRIKDISSLYKVGVLFDAKLTECSSKSQVIFQDPRHKLLGMRIIHEDEIKEPVGDFIQYEKVRIKNLVPDGAKDMVQNSSFPLQYLIDKINGISFNKGCYIGQEVVNRMSRQEKFRRKLYLVEGKNALPNIGTKVISEHNEEVGELRSSVDNIGLALLNTGKSHANLYVGGVSIKTL